One stretch of Roseovarius mucosus DNA includes these proteins:
- a CDS encoding PP2C family protein-serine/threonine phosphatase yields MAPVRSRAEQVTGTDAGGGVIQRVLVVDDSRLQRRILTASLQRWGFEVQEAESGEEALRLCRDQPPDLVMSDWMMPGLSGLEFCRKFRDLQQESYGYFILLTSKSDKDEVALGLDAGADDFLTKPVNAAELRARISAGARILRMQRELTEKNRLIKSTLDELQTLYDSLDSDLVEAKKLQQSLVSERYRDFGAAEVSLMLQSAGHVGGDLVGMFPIGATRIGLYGIDVSGHGISSALMTARLAGYLSASVPEQNLALRKTRDGRFVARPPAQAIAMLNRLIMSEMETEHYFTLVLADVDLESGRVILSQAGHPHPALQRADGTVEFVGAGGLPVGLIDGAEFEQFEVQMGPGDRLLIHSDGVIECAGQTGALLQEEGLAHILRDLRQTRGMALLESLIWKLSDFAGDADFDDDISGVLLEFKGSAFPG; encoded by the coding sequence GTGGCCCCGGTGCGATCACGAGCGGAACAGGTGACAGGGACGGATGCGGGCGGCGGGGTGATCCAGCGCGTGCTGGTGGTGGATGACAGCCGATTGCAGCGGCGCATCCTGACCGCTTCGTTGCAGCGCTGGGGATTCGAGGTGCAGGAGGCCGAGTCGGGCGAGGAGGCGCTGCGACTGTGCCGGGATCAACCGCCTGATCTGGTGATGAGCGACTGGATGATGCCGGGGTTAAGTGGGCTTGAATTCTGTCGTAAGTTCCGAGACTTGCAACAAGAGAGCTATGGGTATTTCATCCTTTTGACCTCTAAAAGTGACAAGGATGAGGTGGCGCTGGGCCTTGATGCGGGGGCGGATGATTTTCTGACCAAGCCGGTCAATGCCGCCGAACTGCGCGCGCGGATTTCGGCGGGGGCGCGTATCCTGCGGATGCAGCGCGAGTTGACCGAGAAGAACCGGCTGATCAAATCGACGCTGGACGAGTTGCAGACGCTTTATGATTCGCTCGATAGCGATTTGGTCGAGGCCAAGAAGCTGCAGCAATCGCTGGTGAGCGAACGCTATCGCGATTTCGGCGCGGCCGAGGTGTCCTTGATGCTGCAATCGGCGGGGCATGTGGGCGGTGATCTGGTGGGGATGTTCCCGATTGGGGCCACGCGCATCGGGCTATACGGGATCGATGTGTCGGGCCATGGGATCAGTTCGGCGCTGATGACGGCGCGGCTGGCAGGGTATCTGTCGGCCTCTGTGCCGGAGCAGAACCTGGCCCTGCGCAAGACCCGCGATGGAAGGTTCGTGGCACGGCCGCCTGCGCAGGCGATTGCGATGCTGAACCGGCTGATCATGTCAGAGATGGAAACCGAGCATTATTTCACCCTTGTTCTGGCGGATGTCGATCTGGAGAGCGGGCGGGTGATCCTGTCGCAGGCGGGGCATCCGCATCCGGCGTTGCAGCGCGCGGATGGCACAGTGGAATTTGTGGGCGCGGGCGGTTTGCCGGTGGGGTTGATCGACGGGGCCGAGTTTGAGCAATTCGAGGTGCAGATGGGGCCGGGTGATCGCCTTTTGATCCATTCCGATGGGGTGATTGAATGTGCGGGCCAAACCGGGGCGCTGCTGCAAGAAGAGGGGTTGGCGCATATCCTGCGGGATCTGCGGCAGACGCGGGGCATGGCGCTGCTCGAATCATTGATCTGGAAACTGTCGGATTTTGCCGGGGATGCTGATTTTGATGATGATATTTCCGGGGTACTGCTGGAATTCAAAGGCAGTGCGTTTCCCGGCTGA
- a CDS encoding NUDIX hydrolase, which yields MIRRFGDSPRPDVAYRLRPGAYAILPHRGRLLVTHQAEPLPELQLPGGGIDPGESPVQALYREVFEETGWLIARPRRLGAFRRFTYMPEYGFWAEKLCIIYRAHPVRRLGPPTEPGHRAVWITPEQAARDLGNAGDRHFVSRETHCL from the coding sequence GTGATCAGACGATTCGGAGACAGCCCCCGGCCCGATGTGGCCTATCGCCTGCGCCCCGGTGCCTATGCCATCCTACCGCATCGCGGGCGGCTGCTTGTGACCCATCAGGCAGAACCGCTGCCAGAATTGCAATTGCCCGGCGGCGGCATTGATCCCGGCGAATCACCCGTGCAGGCGCTCTATCGCGAGGTGTTCGAAGAAACCGGCTGGCTGATCGCACGGCCCCGACGGCTCGGGGCCTTTCGCCGGTTCACCTATATGCCGGAATACGGATTCTGGGCGGAAAAGCTCTGCATCATCTACCGCGCCCATCCGGTCCGACGCTTGGGCCCACCCACCGAGCCGGGCCATCGCGCGGTCTGGATCACACCGGAACAGGCAGCACGTGACCTCGGGAACGCTGGCGACCGGCATTTCGTCAGCCGGGAAACGCACTGCCTTTGA